The Thermoclostridium stercorarium subsp. stercorarium DSM 8532 genome contains a region encoding:
- a CDS encoding low molecular weight protein arginine phosphatase, whose translation MNESIKMNGVVSDMKNVLFVCTGNTCRSPMAEALFKSIVEAKGLDNKYTCSSAGVYAFEGDGASFEAIEAMRKYGLDISGHYARVLDIDMIRDAYVVLTMTRDHKRMILDVYPEAADKVFTLKEYAGYSKNDWDISDPFGYGVEVYEDCAEEIETALLRILDKL comes from the coding sequence ATGAATGAGAGTATAAAAATGAACGGGGTAGTCAGCGATATGAAAAATGTACTGTTTGTATGTACCGGCAATACATGCAGAAGCCCGATGGCTGAAGCGCTTTTTAAAAGCATTGTTGAAGCCAAGGGCCTGGACAATAAATATACATGCTCGTCGGCGGGAGTTTATGCCTTCGAAGGCGATGGTGCAAGCTTTGAGGCCATAGAGGCGATGAGAAAATACGGGCTTGACATTTCAGGGCATTACGCCCGCGTTCTGGATATTGACATGATCAGGGATGCCTATGTTGTCTTGACGATGACAAGGGACCACAAGCGAATGATCCTTGACGTGTACCCTGAAGCGGCCGACAAGGTCTTCACGCTGAAGGAATATGCCGGTTATTCCAAAAATGACTGGGATATATCCGATCCTTTCGGATACGGCGTGGAGGTATATGAGGACTGTGCCGAGGAGATTGAAACGGCGCTTCTTAGAATACTGGACAAACTTTGA
- a CDS encoding sugar ABC transporter ATP-binding protein encodes MEIPVLKLENVNLRIENFSLSGINLDLYPNEIHVIMGENRSGKSLLMHVVSGQLPPDSGRFFLKGRELKYSEYSSAVKKDITYVRQESEMLTNLTIAENLFFNNLPYKNRFLKIIDYNKLNYMCRKLLDEFNLPISINDRVSSLGLAQRQICEVLRAYVSEADIVILDEPFAALTQNEKELMCNVVKSIRERGAGIFYITHSLDDVFLLGDRITIIRDGRIVDTRKVADCTRDEIIRLISGRQIKNRYPKIRVKTGDVILSVRDLCFEDKLQNISFDLRKGEILGVTGLAGSGRTLLAKCLFGAVDNVKGKIFINGSEVKISDPYIAISNGIALIPEDRINYSIFSYLSVSDNISVSSLKRFAHALKINTSILTQSVMEYIKKLNITQDPRENILEYSSGNQQKAVFAKWIMNRAKIFILDEPTRGLDIASKIDIYNFINDLVKKEVGVIFISSDIEEILGICDRVAVLSSRTLACNVSTKDITVEKIIELATKDV; translated from the coding sequence ATGGAAATACCGGTTTTAAAACTGGAGAATGTGAATTTGAGAATTGAGAATTTCTCGTTGTCCGGCATTAACCTTGATTTATACCCGAACGAGATTCATGTAATTATGGGTGAGAACCGCTCAGGCAAAAGCCTGCTTATGCATGTGGTCAGCGGACAGTTGCCGCCCGATTCCGGCCGGTTTTTCCTGAAAGGCAGGGAACTGAAATACAGTGAGTACTCTTCCGCCGTGAAAAAGGATATAACCTATGTAAGACAGGAATCTGAGATGCTGACAAATCTCACGATAGCCGAAAATCTGTTCTTTAATAATTTGCCGTACAAAAACAGGTTTCTGAAGATCATTGACTACAACAAACTCAATTATATGTGCCGGAAACTGCTTGATGAGTTTAATCTGCCCATATCGATAAATGACAGGGTTTCCTCACTGGGACTTGCACAGCGGCAAATATGCGAAGTTCTGAGGGCTTATGTATCAGAGGCGGATATTGTTATTCTGGATGAACCTTTTGCCGCTCTTACTCAGAACGAAAAAGAACTCATGTGTAATGTGGTAAAAAGCATACGGGAAAGAGGCGCCGGTATTTTTTACATTACTCACAGCCTGGATGATGTATTTCTCCTCGGGGACAGAATTACGATAATCAGGGACGGCAGAATCGTTGACACAAGAAAGGTCGCGGACTGTACGAGGGATGAGATAATACGGCTGATAAGCGGGCGGCAGATAAAAAACAGGTATCCGAAAATCAGGGTAAAAACGGGAGACGTTATATTGTCGGTAAGGGACTTATGTTTTGAAGACAAACTTCAGAATATTAGTTTTGATTTGCGAAAGGGAGAAATATTGGGAGTAACGGGGCTTGCAGGTTCGGGAAGGACTCTTCTGGCGAAATGCCTGTTTGGTGCGGTGGATAATGTCAAAGGCAAAATATTCATAAACGGTTCAGAAGTTAAAATTTCAGATCCGTACATAGCCATATCAAACGGGATTGCTTTAATCCCCGAGGACCGGATAAACTACTCCATTTTCAGTTACCTTTCCGTAAGCGACAATATTTCGGTGTCATCGTTAAAAAGATTTGCCCATGCGCTGAAAATTAACACTTCAATATTGACCCAGTCGGTTATGGAATACATCAAAAAACTGAATATAACTCAGGATCCGAGGGAAAATATTCTTGAATATTCAAGCGGTAATCAACAAAAGGCAGTTTTTGCAAAATGGATTATGAACCGGGCAAAAATATTCATACTTGATGAGCCCACCCGTGGTCTGGATATTGCAAGTAAAATTGACATTTACAATTTTATAAACGATCTGGTAAAGAAAGAAGTGGGCGTAATTTTCATTTCTTCGGACATAGAGGAAATCCTGGGGATTTGTGATCGCGTTGCGGTTCTTTCCAGCCGGACTCTGGCATGCAATGTTTCAACAAAGGACATAACGGTGGAGAAGATAATAGAACTTGCGACAAAAGATGTATGA
- a CDS encoding MraY family glycosyltransferase: MVEYEYIIPFAIALIVSFFTCPIAKKIAVRLNAIDVPKDDRRMHKKPTALMGGLAVIAGFLVSVFYEFLVYQPDELIKWLSDISPMKLIGFFVALIIIVAMGIIDDIHPLSAKVKFPVQLVAAAIVVFTGTKIKYFTISVKDIKYVSIDETISVILSIFWIVGITNAINLIDGLDGLAAGVTGIASLSLFVVAVMMAPDIHAVFAVLYVALAGAVMGFLPYNFNPAKIFIGSTGAYFLGFIMSVISIEGATKAYTALTMVVSLIALGLPIFDTAFAIIRRVINRKPIGQADRGHIHHRLVDMGISPKYSVTILYVVSGALGLVSILLANKGLLPAIILVVIISVFVVAGARYLSEIIGDKQNEEITERIHDDGEEKNKAHDQTRKYTHEQAEKP, from the coding sequence ATGGTGGAGTATGAATACATTATACCTTTTGCGATAGCTCTGATTGTTTCGTTTTTTACCTGCCCCATAGCAAAAAAGATAGCAGTGCGCCTTAATGCGATTGATGTTCCGAAGGACGACAGAAGAATGCATAAAAAGCCCACTGCCCTTATGGGCGGCCTTGCCGTGATCGCTGGCTTTCTGGTTTCGGTTTTCTATGAGTTCCTGGTGTATCAGCCCGATGAACTCATTAAATGGCTCAGTGATATTTCGCCGATGAAATTGATAGGCTTTTTTGTCGCGCTGATAATTATCGTAGCCATGGGCATCATAGACGACATACATCCGCTGTCGGCTAAGGTTAAATTCCCGGTACAGCTTGTCGCTGCCGCGATTGTGGTTTTTACCGGAACAAAGATTAAGTATTTTACGATTTCGGTCAAGGATATAAAATACGTGAGCATTGATGAGACGATATCTGTGATTTTGTCAATTTTCTGGATTGTCGGAATCACAAATGCAATAAATTTAATTGACGGGCTGGACGGGCTTGCGGCGGGTGTTACCGGAATTGCTTCACTGTCGCTTTTCGTTGTTGCGGTCATGATGGCCCCCGATATTCACGCCGTTTTTGCGGTGTTGTATGTAGCGCTGGCAGGCGCCGTTATGGGTTTTCTGCCGTATAATTTCAATCCGGCAAAGATATTCATAGGTTCCACCGGCGCTTATTTCCTGGGTTTTATTATGTCGGTCATATCCATTGAAGGTGCGACGAAGGCATATACCGCACTGACGATGGTTGTTTCGCTTATTGCTTTGGGACTTCCGATATTTGACACGGCTTTTGCGATTATAAGAAGAGTTATTAACAGAAAGCCAATCGGACAGGCCGACAGGGGGCATATACATCACCGGCTGGTGGATATGGGAATTTCCCCGAAATACTCGGTTACGATACTGTATGTCGTAAGCGGCGCTTTGGGTCTTGTGTCCATACTTTTGGCCAATAAGGGCCTTCTTCCTGCAATTATCCTTGTGGTCATAATATCCGTTTTTGTGGTGGCCGGAGCAAGGTATTTGTCGGAGATTATCGGAGACAAGCAGAATGAGGAAATAACCGAAAGGATCCATGACGACGGTGAAGAAAAAAATAAGGCTCATGACCAGACACGAAAATATACCCACGAACAGGCAGAAAAACCTTAA
- a CDS encoding IS30-like element ISCth3 family transposase: protein MAVQYKSTTTEHKFKHLSVYERGQIAALLKEGKSQRYIANKLGRSPSTISREIKRGTTMQMRTDLSTYKVYFPETGQAVYEKNRMNCGAKRKLAQVEDFLKFAEDKILREKWSPDAVVGLCRRDPKWQNSTIVCTKTLYNYIDLGLIKVRNIDLNLKLRLKSKIKRIRQNKRVVGKSIDQRPEEVQSRQTFGHWEIDTVTGKKSNDSVILTLTERKTRYELLFLLDAKDSNTVNEALSELKNCYGKDVSNVFRTITADNGSEFSRLSEMLQGLGIEAYFTHPYSSWERGTNERHNGLIRRFIPKGKAIKDFSEETIKRIQQWLNSLPRRILGYKTPEECFNEEIHNLVNKNISAIV from the coding sequence ATGGCTGTACAATATAAGTCTACCACAACTGAGCATAAGTTTAAACACTTAAGTGTTTATGAAAGAGGGCAGATTGCAGCTCTTTTAAAAGAAGGAAAGAGTCAACGTTATATTGCTAATAAACTAGGTCGCTCGCCAAGTACAATTAGCCGTGAAATTAAAAGAGGGACAACAATGCAGATGAGAACTGATTTATCGACATACAAAGTATATTTTCCTGAAACAGGGCAGGCAGTTTATGAGAAAAATCGTATGAATTGCGGAGCAAAGCGTAAATTGGCTCAAGTTGAAGATTTTCTTAAGTTTGCAGAAGATAAGATACTACGCGAAAAATGGTCTCCAGATGCAGTTGTTGGTTTATGTAGGAGAGACCCCAAGTGGCAAAATTCTACTATTGTATGTACCAAAACACTGTATAATTATATAGACCTGGGACTCATAAAAGTACGAAATATAGATTTAAATCTTAAACTACGTTTAAAATCTAAAATAAAAAGGATACGTCAAAACAAACGGGTTGTAGGGAAAAGCATTGATCAAAGGCCGGAAGAAGTACAATCACGTCAAACCTTTGGGCATTGGGAAATTGATACGGTAACAGGCAAAAAGTCTAACGATTCAGTAATTTTAACCTTAACTGAACGAAAAACCCGCTACGAGTTATTGTTTCTTTTGGACGCAAAAGACAGTAATACTGTTAACGAGGCACTTTCAGAACTTAAGAATTGTTATGGTAAGGATGTTTCAAATGTATTTCGCACTATAACGGCAGACAATGGTTCTGAATTTAGTAGACTATCCGAAATGTTACAAGGGCTAGGAATTGAAGCTTATTTCACTCATCCTTATTCCTCATGGGAGAGAGGAACTAATGAACGTCATAATGGACTTATTAGGCGTTTTATTCCTAAAGGAAAGGCTATAAAAGATTTTTCTGAAGAAACGATAAAACGGATACAACAATGGTTAAACAGCCTTCCACGAAGGATATTAGGTTACAAAACACCTGAAGAATGTTTTAATGAAGAGATACATAACCTGGTAAACAAAAATATATCAGCAATAGTCTGA
- the rpiB gene encoding ribose 5-phosphate isomerase B produces the protein MIAIGSDHGGYELKEAIKGYLDSEKIPYRDYGTYSTEAVDYSDIGVVVAKAVASGECDLGIVICGTGIGISIAANKVPGIRAALCTDTYMARMAREHNNANVLALGGRVLGIGLALDIVKTFMETPFSHEARHQRRIDKINAIEEEYKE, from the coding sequence ATGATCGCGATTGGAAGCGACCATGGCGGATACGAACTGAAAGAAGCCATAAAAGGTTATCTGGACAGTGAAAAAATACCTTACAGGGATTATGGCACCTACAGTACCGAAGCGGTGGACTATTCTGATATAGGTGTTGTGGTCGCAAAGGCTGTAGCGTCGGGTGAATGTGATTTGGGCATCGTGATATGCGGAACAGGCATCGGCATATCCATTGCGGCAAACAAGGTGCCCGGAATCAGAGCGGCTTTGTGTACCGACACATATATGGCGCGAATGGCCAGAGAACACAACAATGCCAATGTATTGGCCCTTGGGGGCCGTGTTCTTGGCATCGGTCTTGCACTTGACATAGTTAAAACCTTTATGGAAACTCCTTTCTCCCATGAGGCTCGGCATCAGAGAAGAATTGATAAAATTAACGCTATTGAAGAAGAATATAAGGAGTAA
- the wecB gene encoding non-hydrolyzing UDP-N-acetylglucosamine 2-epimerase: protein MSKPVILTIFGTRPEAIKMAPLVKAIENTQDLVSKVCVTAQHRQMLDQVLEIFNINPDYDLNIMKEGQTLSGITNLVLDGVEKVLKELKPDMVLVHGDTTTTFAAALASFYCKIPVGHVEAGLRTFDKYFPFPEEMNRKLTGCIADIHFSPTRNNFNNLVREGVNPENIYITGNTAIDALKSTVSDNYEFENEFLRKVDFRNKRVITVTAHRRENLGQPLKNICHALKEIVRKYEGDVEIVYPVHLNPQVQGPVREILGEVPGVHLIDPVQVLDMHNLLSRSYLVLTDSGGLQEEAPSLGKPVLVLRNETERPEAVEAGTVKVVGTEKENIIEEASRLLEDENEYRRMAHSVNPYGDGHASERIVGAVRYWFGLTDKKPEPFI from the coding sequence ATGAGCAAACCTGTTATACTCACAATATTCGGAACAAGACCTGAGGCCATAAAGATGGCACCTCTTGTAAAGGCTATTGAGAATACGCAGGACCTCGTGTCAAAGGTGTGTGTAACCGCACAGCACAGGCAAATGCTGGATCAGGTGCTTGAAATCTTTAACATAAACCCCGATTACGATTTAAACATAATGAAAGAGGGACAGACACTGTCGGGTATTACAAACCTTGTGCTTGACGGTGTGGAAAAGGTGCTTAAGGAATTAAAGCCCGACATGGTCCTGGTTCATGGTGATACAACCACTACATTCGCTGCCGCGCTGGCATCCTTTTACTGCAAAATACCCGTCGGACACGTTGAAGCGGGGCTGAGAACCTTTGACAAATATTTTCCCTTCCCTGAAGAAATGAACAGGAAACTGACAGGATGCATTGCGGACATCCATTTTTCACCCACAAGAAATAATTTCAACAACCTGGTAAGGGAGGGAGTAAACCCTGAAAACATATACATTACCGGGAATACCGCAATAGATGCGTTAAAATCCACTGTTTCGGACAATTACGAGTTTGAAAATGAATTTTTAAGAAAAGTGGATTTCCGGAACAAAAGGGTGATAACCGTAACGGCGCACAGGAGGGAAAACCTCGGACAGCCGCTTAAAAACATATGCCATGCGTTAAAGGAAATAGTTCGGAAATACGAAGGCGATGTTGAAATAGTCTATCCCGTGCACTTGAATCCCCAGGTGCAGGGCCCTGTAAGGGAAATTCTCGGTGAAGTGCCCGGTGTTCATTTAATAGATCCAGTCCAGGTTCTTGACATGCACAACCTTTTGTCGAGGTCATATCTTGTGCTGACAGACTCCGGCGGGCTTCAGGAGGAAGCGCCGTCATTGGGTAAGCCGGTACTTGTATTGCGGAATGAAACAGAACGTCCCGAGGCGGTGGAAGCCGGGACGGTTAAAGTGGTGGGTACCGAAAAGGAAAATATAATAGAAGAAGCTTCAAGGCTGCTTGAAGACGAAAACGAATACCGCAGAATGGCCCACAGTGTTAATCCCTACGGCGACGGACATGCTTCCGAAAGGATTGTGGGTGCCGTCCGGTACTGGTTTGGGCTTACCGATAAAAAACCCGAACCGTTCATTTAA
- a CDS encoding DeoR family transcriptional regulator yields the protein MFAAERIRIIKNYLLKEHKVSVAKLSELLNVTEVTIRRDLEKLEKEGFLERTHGGAILKEYTEEEHAEEFVDIYKTQRQEMPKRFFIWFRTTT from the coding sequence ATGTTTGCAGCGGAACGGATAAGGATAATTAAAAATTATCTGTTAAAAGAGCATAAGGTGTCGGTTGCGAAACTGAGCGAACTTCTGAATGTTACCGAAGTAACAATCAGAAGGGATCTGGAAAAGCTTGAGAAAGAGGGCTTTTTGGAGCGTACCCACGGCGGCGCGATATTGAAGGAATATACGGAAGAGGAGCACGCAGAGGAATTTGTTGATATATATAAAACCCAACGGCAGGAAATGCCGAAACGGTTTTTCATTTGGTTTCGGACAACGACATGA
- a CDS encoding L-threonylcarbamoyladenylate synthase has translation MQTKYIEFTSGDAPEFIEAAMALREGKLVAFPTETVYGLGANALDSEAVRSIYIAKGRPSDNPLIVHIADRDMLEPLVTEISPNALKLMSAYWPGPLTIILKKTDIVPDVTTGGLNTVAIRMPDNDIALELIRKAGVPVAAPSANRSGRPSPTMAKHVLEDLDGRISYIIDGGPCRVGVESTVVDMTSEPAVILRPGGITPRMIEQVIGRVELDRSILERKPVDRPRAPGMKYKHYAPKADVFVVSGEYGNIAEWLKKAVTDDENAGIKSVILAAKEHIREYGLKNAISYGSIENAAEIASSIFRLFRECDRMGADRIYVEAIPKEGMGLAVMNRIEKAAGGKIIQAGE, from the coding sequence ATGCAGACGAAATATATCGAATTTACGTCCGGGGATGCGCCCGAATTTATAGAAGCGGCTATGGCGCTTAGGGAAGGAAAGCTGGTGGCTTTCCCGACCGAGACGGTTTACGGTCTCGGAGCAAATGCTTTGGACAGCGAAGCCGTTAGGTCAATCTATATCGCAAAGGGCCGCCCGTCCGATAACCCCCTGATTGTGCATATCGCCGATCGTGATATGCTGGAACCTCTCGTAACCGAAATCAGTCCCAACGCGTTGAAGCTCATGTCGGCTTACTGGCCCGGACCCCTTACAATTATTCTTAAAAAAACCGATATTGTTCCCGACGTTACGACAGGCGGTCTTAATACTGTGGCAATAAGAATGCCTGACAATGATATTGCGCTGGAGCTGATACGCAAAGCCGGTGTTCCTGTCGCTGCGCCCAGCGCGAACCGTTCGGGAAGGCCAAGCCCGACAATGGCGAAACACGTGCTGGAGGATCTCGACGGCAGAATCTCTTATATCATCGACGGCGGCCCGTGCCGGGTTGGCGTTGAATCCACCGTTGTTGACATGACGTCTGAACCGGCTGTGATTTTAAGGCCCGGAGGTATAACACCACGGATGATAGAACAGGTAATAGGACGGGTGGAGCTGGACAGAAGCATTTTGGAGAGAAAGCCGGTTGACAGGCCAAGGGCGCCGGGAATGAAATACAAACACTATGCGCCGAAAGCCGATGTGTTTGTCGTTTCGGGAGAATACGGAAATATTGCTGAGTGGCTGAAAAAGGCGGTTACGGACGACGAAAATGCGGGTATAAAATCGGTAATACTGGCGGCAAAAGAACATATACGGGAATACGGCCTGAAAAACGCAATTTCCTATGGCAGCATTGAAAATGCGGCTGAAATAGCTTCGAGCATATTCAGGCTTTTCAGGGAATGTGACAGAATGGGAGCCGACAGGATATATGTCGAGGCAATCCCGAAGGAGGGCATGGGCCTCGCGGTGATGAACCGTATTGAAAAAGCGGCCGGAGGGAAAATAATACAGGCCGGAGAATAA
- a CDS encoding DeoR/GlpR family DNA-binding transcription regulator, which produces MVSDNDMIMITEGLTNVYIARKLTQKSNLTVLTNDMRVAMEFANSPVNNVILLGGDVKEYAVYGQLAENNMQYFSVKHLFVEVDAINKQAGIMVSSISKASFIQKAIRSAEIVSVVCLANCFGEKSLYRVGSVDLADKIITNSALDDSYKDYLFGLNIQVYTSVDIYEE; this is translated from the coding sequence TTGGTTTCGGACAACGACATGATTATGATTACCGAAGGGCTTACCAACGTTTATATCGCGCGGAAACTGACGCAGAAGAGCAACCTGACCGTTCTTACGAATGATATGAGGGTGGCGATGGAGTTTGCCAATTCCCCTGTAAACAATGTGATATTATTGGGCGGGGATGTGAAGGAATACGCCGTCTACGGCCAGCTGGCCGAAAACAATATGCAGTATTTTTCGGTGAAACATCTGTTTGTTGAGGTTGACGCCATTAATAAGCAGGCGGGAATTATGGTCTCGAGCATAAGCAAGGCGTCGTTTATCCAAAAGGCCATACGTTCTGCTGAGATAGTGTCGGTTGTCTGCCTGGCTAACTGCTTTGGTGAGAAATCCCTTTACCGTGTGGGCAGCGTCGATCTTGCCGACAAAATCATAACAAATTCTGCATTGGACGATTCCTACAAGGATTATTTGTTTGGCCTGAACATTCAGGTATATACGTCCGTTGACATATATGAAGAATAA
- the upp gene encoding uracil phosphoribosyltransferase: MDNVFIFDHPLIQHKVSLLRDKNTSSKEFRELVSEVAVLMGYEVTRDLPLMDIEVETPLAVAKTKVIAGKKLAVVPILRAGLGMADGFLKLVPMARVGHIGIYRDHETLEPIEYYCKLPSDIDERDVVLVDPMLATGGSASGAVNFLKKRNVKNIKFMCLIASQEGIRRLHNDHPDVAIYCAAVDEKLNEHGYIVPGLGDAGDRLFGTK, encoded by the coding sequence ATGGACAATGTTTTTATATTTGATCATCCCCTTATCCAGCACAAAGTCTCATTACTGAGGGACAAGAATACAAGTTCGAAGGAATTCAGGGAATTGGTTTCGGAAGTTGCGGTTTTAATGGGTTACGAAGTTACAAGGGACCTTCCGCTGATGGACATTGAAGTGGAAACTCCTTTGGCCGTCGCAAAAACCAAGGTTATAGCGGGAAAGAAGCTGGCCGTGGTACCCATTCTCAGGGCCGGGCTCGGAATGGCAGACGGCTTTTTGAAACTTGTTCCGATGGCACGTGTGGGTCATATAGGGATTTACAGGGACCATGAGACGCTGGAACCGATAGAATACTACTGCAAACTCCCGTCGGATATTGACGAACGGGACGTGGTGCTTGTGGATCCGATGCTTGCCACCGGAGGCTCGGCCAGCGGAGCAGTGAATTTCCTGAAAAAGAGGAACGTAAAAAACATAAAATTCATGTGCCTGATTGCGTCCCAGGAAGGAATACGAAGACTTCACAATGATCACCCGGATGTAGCCATTTACTGTGCTGCCGTGGACGAAAAGTTAAACGAACACGGTTATATCGTTCCCGGTTTGGGTGACGCCGGAGACAGGCTTTTCGGAACAAAGTAA
- a CDS encoding putative DNA modification/repair radical SAM protein, whose amino-acid sequence MNLMEKLRILADSAKYDVSCASSGSGRKNTPGGIGNAYMAGICHSWADDGRCISLLKVLFSNACVYDCAYCINRVTNNIPRATFTPEELAELTIQFYRRNYIEGLFLSSAVLKSPDYTMELLIKTLKLLRVNYRFNGYIHVKVIPGADPVLIDQAGLYADRVSVNIELPTRKSLQMLAPHKQHEHIITPMSYIHQRILEFNEDKRKIRHTPVFAPAGQSTQMIIGATPESDAQILRLAEYLYRNFGLKRVYYSAYVPVNQHPNLPAIYTEPPLLREHRIYQADWLLRYYGFQASELVDEFHQNLDLDVDPKCGWALRNLHLFPVEINKAPYEMLLRVPGIGVKSALKIVKARRLGSISYDDLKRFRVVLKRAKYFITCKGKYYGNVPFKSESIRNSLVETEDTVLYEQLRMF is encoded by the coding sequence TTGAATTTGATGGAAAAACTTAGAATACTGGCTGATTCTGCGAAATACGACGTATCGTGTGCGTCAAGCGGAAGCGGAAGAAAGAATACGCCCGGTGGCATAGGAAATGCGTATATGGCTGGTATATGCCATTCATGGGCCGATGACGGCAGGTGCATTTCCCTTTTGAAGGTTTTGTTTTCAAATGCATGCGTTTACGACTGTGCATACTGCATTAACCGTGTTACAAACAATATTCCGCGGGCCACGTTTACCCCTGAGGAATTGGCCGAGCTGACAATACAGTTTTACCGCAGAAATTACATAGAGGGCCTGTTTTTAAGTTCTGCGGTTCTGAAATCGCCCGATTATACAATGGAATTGCTGATTAAAACCCTTAAGCTTTTAAGGGTTAATTACAGGTTTAACGGATACATACATGTAAAGGTCATTCCGGGTGCCGATCCCGTGCTCATTGACCAGGCCGGGCTGTATGCAGACCGCGTGAGCGTCAATATTGAGCTCCCTACAAGAAAAAGCCTGCAAATGCTTGCGCCCCATAAACAGCATGAACATATAATAACGCCGATGTCTTACATTCATCAGAGGATTCTTGAGTTCAATGAGGATAAAAGAAAAATCCGCCATACTCCCGTATTTGCCCCCGCAGGGCAGTCGACGCAGATGATTATAGGCGCAACGCCTGAATCCGACGCCCAGATTTTGCGCCTGGCCGAATATCTTTACCGGAATTTCGGGCTGAAACGCGTTTATTATTCGGCGTATGTGCCTGTAAACCAGCATCCCAACCTGCCGGCGATATATACCGAGCCTCCGCTGCTGCGCGAGCACAGAATTTATCAAGCCGACTGGCTTTTGAGATATTACGGTTTTCAGGCCAGTGAGCTTGTTGACGAATTTCATCAGAATCTTGATCTGGATGTGGATCCAAAGTGCGGCTGGGCACTGAGAAACCTTCACCTTTTCCCGGTGGAAATAAATAAGGCGCCATATGAAATGCTGCTGAGAGTGCCGGGGATAGGTGTGAAATCGGCGTTGAAAATCGTAAAGGCAAGGCGGCTTGGAAGTATATCCTATGACGACCTGAAAAGGTTCAGAGTGGTTTTAAAGCGTGCCAAGTATTTTATTACATGCAAGGGGAAATATTACGGCAACGTGCCGTTTAAAAGCGAAAGCATAAGAAATTCCCTTGTCGAAACCGAGGACACAGTGCTATATGAACAGTTGAGGATGTTTTGA
- a CDS encoding Hsp20/alpha crystallin family protein: MSFMDLEAFRKTDEPVCEFNDFAGNFPGYILNRYVTPRTDIYQTDKTIIIKSEVPGISKDDMEIIVENTYVKLSGHKRRVKTANNEEIYRSEQFYGRFSRILPLPCEVQPDKAVAEYRDGILTIIIPKSDSKTSHGRRIEIK, encoded by the coding sequence ATGAGTTTTATGGATTTGGAGGCGTTTCGCAAAACAGATGAACCGGTATGTGAATTCAATGATTTTGCCGGCAATTTCCCGGGTTATATTCTGAACCGGTATGTGACCCCAAGAACCGACATTTATCAGACAGACAAAACAATCATAATCAAATCCGAAGTTCCCGGAATTTCAAAAGACGATATGGAAATAATAGTTGAAAACACATATGTTAAGCTTTCCGGGCATAAAAGGAGGGTTAAAACTGCGAACAACGAAGAAATTTACCGTTCAGAACAGTTTTACGGCAGGTTTTCAAGAATCCTTCCTCTTCCGTGCGAAGTTCAGCCCGACAAGGCGGTTGCCGAATACAGGGACGGAATACTGACCATTATAATCCCGAAATCCGACAGCAAAACTTCCCACGGAAGAAGAATTGAAATTAAATGA
- a CDS encoding deoxycytidylate deaminase, translating to MRPSWDEYFMDIVELVKKRSTCLRRQVGALIVKDKRILATGYNGAPVGCKHCAEVGCLRDKLGIPSGQRHEICRAAHAEQNAIVQAAYSGTSVNGGTMYVTTQPCVLCAKLIINAGIKKIVFKGDYPDSLAMELLQEAGVRVVRYEGPGDSRVIKA from the coding sequence GTGAGACCGTCGTGGGATGAGTATTTCATGGACATTGTCGAGCTGGTGAAAAAACGTTCCACCTGCTTGCGCCGTCAGGTGGGAGCACTGATTGTCAAAGACAAGAGGATTCTTGCAACGGGATATAACGGCGCGCCGGTAGGATGCAAACACTGCGCGGAAGTGGGCTGTCTCAGGGACAAGCTCGGCATTCCGTCGGGGCAGCGGCATGAAATATGCCGGGCTGCCCACGCGGAACAAAACGCGATTGTCCAGGCGGCATATTCGGGAACCAGTGTCAACGGCGGTACGATGTATGTAACAACTCAGCCATGTGTTCTGTGTGCCAAGCTTATAATCAATGCCGGTATAAAGAAAATAGTATTCAAGGGCGATTATCCCGACAGCCTTGCAATGGAGTTATTACAGGAGGCCGGGGTCAGAGTGGTGCGGTACGAAGGCCCGGGTGACAGCCGTGTAATTAAGGCTTAA